The genome window ATCTCCCTGCATTAATTTTCTATTTTTGATTACTACAATCAACCGATATAAAACTTCAATCAGCACAGTAATTGATGTAAGTACAGCCAGAGTAACCGCATTTAATTTCCCTGCATAAGTTACCAAACATAAATTTATCAAGTGGATACTCGCACTTACGTAAATTGAAATATTTGCATGTTTTGATAACCCCATTGCTCCTAATGTTGGAAATCCCAATATATAATCCGGCAATGTGAGCACTGCAATAGGCATCATTGCTCTCAATATCATCCCCATTCCAGAAAACTTTTTTCCATATATCAACACACAAAACGGCTCAGCCCATATCATAATTATAGCAGTTCCTACCAAAATAACGGGCATCATCACCATCAATACTTTTTTCGCTAATTTAAAATCTTTATTCTTAATCATGTAAGGGTACATACTATCCGAAATCGGAGCTAGTGCTGACTGTCCTGTTGTAATCAATTTATTTGCTGCAGTATACAACCCGACCGTGCCACTTACGGGATCAATGTACCCCAATATCATAGTATTCGTTGCCGTATATACTGTTGAAGCAATTCTTGACAGAAAAAAATGACTAGATTTTTTAATTTGCCTTAGTAACTGCTCATATTTAACTGGCACAAAACCAATTTGATAACGCTTATATAAGTCGACCCAAGACCAAACTACAGCGCAAAACTCACCCAATGCCGAAATCACCGGAACGCACAAATAATCTGAAGGCTGCTTCAGGAAGACCAAAATCAAAACAGTAAAAAGCCCCTTTACAAAAACAGTTCTATAGGTGACCATGCTCATATCTTCTAATCCTCTATATAAATAGTCCGGCAAAAAACACGAAATGACCGCTTGCGCCAAAAACAAAAAATATAGCTCTTTATCACTATTGTACTGTGGAACAAATTTACAAATACCCACTAATACAATTCCTGATATAATAGAGAAAATTATTTTTAATACCACAATCGAAGTAAATACTTCACATAATTTCACTTTATCATTTTTATTTTTGGCAACCTCTTCCGTACCCGACAGTAAAAAGCCAAAATCTAGGAATAACTGAAAATACATCATCATAGCAGTCGCAATTCC of Roseburia hominis contains these proteins:
- a CDS encoding oligosaccharide flippase family protein, with the protein product MKSNKQLLVKNTIMLYLLRFSTYFFSFITVPYQTRIMGKEIYGRIGIATAMMMYFQLFLDFGFLLSGTEEVAKNKNDKVKLCEVFTSIVVLKIIFSIISGIVLVGICKFVPQYNSDKELYFLFLAQAVISCFLPDYLYRGLEDMSMVTYRTVFVKGLFTVLILVFLKQPSDYLCVPVISALGEFCAVVWSWVDLYKRYQIGFVPVKYEQLLRQIKKSSHFFLSRIASTVYTATNTMILGYIDPVSGTVGLYTAANKLITTGQSALAPISDSMYPYMIKNKDFKLAKKVLMVMMPVILVGTAIIMIWAEPFCVLIYGKKFSGMGMILRAMMPIAVLTLPDYILGFPTLGAMGLSKHANISIYVSASIHLINLCLVTYAGKLNAVTLAVLTSITVLIEVLYRLIVVIKNRKLMQGDGRGEKE